In Elephas maximus indicus isolate mEleMax1 chromosome 4, mEleMax1 primary haplotype, whole genome shotgun sequence, a genomic segment contains:
- the LOC126075589 gene encoding olfactory receptor 6C2-like: protein MTNHTVITTFILLGMTEDPKLQLVLLVFLFLTYFLCVAGNMAIITLTLLDSHLQTPMYFFLRNFSFLEVSFTSVCIPRFLYSLTTGDKTCTYNACFTQLFFGVLFGATEFFLLAAMAYDRYVAICKPLHYTTILNNKFCTTLLLCCWIAGLLIIVPPLCMGLRLEFCDSNLIDSFACDAYPILQITCSDTELIEKVVLAFAVLTLITTLLGVLLSYTYIISTILKFPSAQQRKKAFSTCSSHIIVVSMSYGSSIFAYIKPSGQEGIALNKVVGLLLTSVAPMLNPFIYTLRNKQVKEAFKDTVKRIAFLINK from the coding sequence ATGACAAATCACACAGTGATAACAACATTCATCCTGCTGGGGATGACGGAGGACCCAAAATTACAacttgtgcttttggtatttttatttctcaccTACTTTTTGTGTGTGGCTGGGAACATGGCAATTATCACTCTCACACTTTTGGATTCCCATCTTCAAactcccatgtatttttttctccgaaatttctctttcttagaagtCTCATTCACCTCCGTCTGTATTCCCAGATTCCTGTACAGCCTGACAACTGGAGATAAAACTTGTACCTATAATGCTTGTTTCACACAATTGTTTTTTGGTGTCCTCTTTGGAGCAACTGAATTTTTTCTCCTTGCTgccatggcctatgatcgctacGTGGCCATCTGTAAGCCCTTACATTACACAACCATCTTGAACAACAAGTTCTGCACTACACTCCTTCTCTGCTGTTGGATTGCTGGCCTGTTGATTATTGTGCCCCCTCTTTGCATGGGTCTCCGGCTGGAATTCTGTGACTCCAATCTCATTGATAGTTTTGCTTGTGACGCATATCCTATTCTACAGATCACCTGTTCTGACACAGAGCTTATAGAAAAGGTTGTTTTGGCTTTTGCTGTGCTAACACTGATTACTACCCTACTGGGTGTGCTTCTCTCCTACACATACATCATCAGCACCATTCTAAAATTCCCTTCTGCCCAACAAAGGAAAAAGGCCTTTTCCACCTGTTCTTCTCACATAATTGTGGTTTCCATGAGCTATGGCAGTTCCATCTTCGCCTACATTAAACCTTCAGGACAGGAAGGAATAGCCCTTAATAAGGTAGTGGGGCTGCTCTTAACCTCAGTTGCCCCTATGCTTAACCCTTTCATTTATACACTACGAAACAAGCAGGTAAAGGAAGCCTTCAAAGACACAGTAAAAAGGATTGCATTTCTCATAAATAAGTAA